In one Cottoperca gobio chromosome 12, fCotGob3.1, whole genome shotgun sequence genomic region, the following are encoded:
- the LOC115016775 gene encoding growth arrest and DNA damage-inducible protein GADD45 gamma-like — protein MQSAGKSLKEALCCAQGEDRLTVGVYESAKIMTDDPDSVSFCVLATDEEFECDIALQIHFTLIQSFCFDNDISIVRVSDMQRLAEIVGGKAEQLEDAHCILITNPANGSWEDPALEKLHLFCEESRRLNDWVPEISLPGR, from the exons ATGCAGTCTGCTGGAAAATCTCTGAAGGAAGCTCTGTGCTGTGCTCAGGGCGAGGATCGACTCACTGTTGGAGTCTACGAGAGCGCTAAAATCATGACTGA TGATCCAGACAGCGTGTCTTTCTGTGTCCTGGCCACGGATGAGGAGTTTGAGTGTGACATCGCTCTGCAGATCCACTTTACCCTCATCCAGTCCTTCTGCTTCGACAACGACATCAGCATCGTCAGAGTGAGCGACATGCAGCGTCTGGCTGAGATTGTTGGTGGCAAGGCGGAGCAGCTTGAAGATGCCCACTGCATCCTCATCACG AACCCAGCTAATGGGTCTTGGGAGGACCCTGCTCTGGAGAAGCTGCACCTGTTCTGTGAGGAGAGCCGCCGTCTCAACGACTGGGTTCCTGAGATCAGCCTACCCGGGCGCTGA